One genomic window of Solanum dulcamara chromosome 10, daSolDulc1.2, whole genome shotgun sequence includes the following:
- the LOC129869722 gene encoding uncharacterized protein LOC129869722 — protein MSYLDFIRDTSAEPPPMKSIPVVKEFADIFSTDLLRVPQDRDIDFSIDLESGTKPISIPPYCMALAELIELKDKLQDLLSKGFICPSVSPWDLRSGYHQLRIRPSDVPKIAFRTHYDHYEFLVISFEMTKAPATFMELMNGSFDVDREVVAYVSRQLKAHEKNYHTHNLELAAVVFVLKLWRHSLYGVHYEANMVADALSRKASSMGSLTEIRVDMRPLARAFRD, from the exons ATGTCCTATTTGGATTTTATTCGGGATACCAGTGCTGAGCCACCTCCTATGAAGTCTATTCCTGTAGTTAAGGAGTTCGCAGATATATTTTCTACTGATCTTCTGAGAGTTCCTCAggatagggatattgacttttcTATTGACTTAGAGTCGGGCACTAAGCCCatctctattccaccttattGCATGGCTCTGGCAGAGTTGATAGAATTGAAGGACAAATTGCAGGAtctgttgagtaaggggtttatttgccctagtgtgtcaccttgGG atttGAGATCTGGTTATCATCAGTTAAGGATTAGACCGTCAGATGTTCCTAAGATTGCTTTCCGAACTCAttatgaccattatgagtttctggtTATATCATTTGAGATGACTAAAGCCCCAGCaacatttatggagttgatgaatggg AGTTTTGATGTAGATAGGGAGGTGGTTGCCTATGTATCTAGACAGTTGAAggctcatgagaagaactaccatACCCACAAtttagagttagcagcagtgGTATTTGTGTTGAAGCTATGGCGTCATTCCTTATATGGTGTGCATTATGAG GCCAATATGGTGGCTgatgctttgagtaggaaggcttctagtatggggagtctgaCGGAGATTCGTGTTGATATGAGGCCCCTGGCTAGAGCTTTTAGAGATTAG